DNA from Rubrobacter aplysinae:
CGGTCCTCTTCGGCTCGATCTACCCTCTAACAGTCATTTATTCAGGTGCCCCACGCTCTCTGAGCCACGTGATAACCATCTGTTGCTTGGGGTCTCCGACCGTCTCATATAGCGAGCGTGCCCGACGGACGAGGGCAACGGCCTCGGTAAAATTTCTCGCTTCGATTAATTGCGCCAAGTTAAACGAGGCGTCTGCTTCTTCCTCAGGTGCACAGGCGTTGTGCGCAGAGACGACTGCGCGACGATAAAGGTCCTCGGCTCGATCCGGATGACCAAGACAATCCATAACGTTGCCCTTATCCATCAACGCGACGGCCAGCGACTGCTCATCGTTGTTTTCTTCGGCCCAGGCGATTACACGTTCAAAGTAGTCGATAGCCTCTTCGTACTCTTCTTCGTTCATACATAGAATGCCTAAGCTCAAGAGCGTCCTGTTGCACTCCAGATCGTCTCCAAGTTCCCCAAAGACAGAAGCCGCTGCCTTGAAAAATACCCCCGCCCGCCAGGTGTTTCCTGACTGCCGGTAAAAAATACCCAGCTTACGCAAGGTCCGAGCCTCGGTGTACGAGTCTCTATTTACACGGGAAACGTCTCGCGAGCCTTTGAAGCACCGAAGAGCTTGCTGGTGCTGGCCCGTTGCCGCATAACTTTCTCCTAAAGTTCCGAGAGCCTGGGATTCGGTGCGCCACTCTTCGATTTCTCGTGCTACTTCCAAGCAGCCCTGTGTGTACTCAATGGCCCTCGCGTAGTCACCGAACGAGTAGTAGGCTCGTCCGAGGTTGCCCAGGGCCGCGCTCTCTGCGGGACGATCCTCGTTGTTGCGGGCGTTGCGGAGGGCTTGCTCAAAGTAGGGAAGCGCACTGCGCGGGTCGCCGGCCATCGCGTGCGCAGCCCCCAGATTAGCCTTGTGAGCTTTCACATCTTCCTCGAATCCGAGCATCCCGGCAGCCTCGATCGCCTTTTCTATCCACCGAATGAGCTCCCGCGGCGGCAGCCGGATTAGAAAGATGTTGGGACCGGCGCTGGCGTATGCCGTGACAATCCGCGCGGCCTCTTCGTCCTCACACATGTGGGCCACCGCCCAGGCGTGGGCGGCGCGAATACAGTCGTAATCCTGGTTCAGGTCTTCCAGGGCACGCCGTTGTTCATCCCCACCCTGGTTGTAAGCCTCGTTGAAGTAGAAGATCTTGGTCTCGTAGTATCTCAGGCGGCGCAGTTGGAGCTCTCTAATGTTTGGTAGTTCGGCATCGTCTTCGATCATTGAAACAGCGAACGCGGAGAGCAGTGAGTGCATCTGGAATCGTCCGTTGCCGTCCGGTTCGATCAGGCCGCGATCCGTGAGGGCTCGCAGGGTCATGCGTGGGCCGGATCGCATATCCCACACGTCTTGCGCTGCCGGGATATCGAACGAGATCGGCCGGGGTGGGAAGACGCCGAGCATGGCAAACCTCTTGCGATATAGTGGTCTCAGCCGCTCGGTGCTTCTACGCAGCAACGCGGTGACAGTAACCGGCACCTCCTGCTCGGCGGCTTGCACGTAGGAAGGAGGGGCTTGTGCCGCGAGTAATCTCTTGCCCTCGCGCAGTTCTTCGAGCAGTTCCGGAACGTCCAGCCCTCGATAGGACTCTGCGGCGAGAAGGCCACCAGCGACCCGGATAGCCAGCGGTAAGCCGTCGAGTTCCTGCACCAGTTGGCCCGACTCTTCCAGATGCTCTGTTACGACGTCTAGGGCGAGTTGCCTCAAAAGTTCTAGCGACTCCTCCTTAGATAACACCCCGAGTCTGTAGATACCTTCAGTCCTCGGAGAGATCTCTTGCGCCACCCGACTGAGGCGGGTGGTGACCAGCGTGCCGCAGCGCCGGCTTCCTACAGCTAGAGAGGCAGCGTGTGCAGACTCCCAGACATCATCTAGTATTAGCAGCGCCCGCTTCTCGCGCATCGCAGCCGCCAGACGCGCCGAAGCCTCCGATACGCTCTCTGCATCCGACAAGTCTCCTGCGCCCAAAGCCCTAGCCCAGGTAACGAGAGTAGAGAGGATCTCAGGCTCCTGTCCGAGAGAGGCAAAGAGCACCCCGTCGGGGAACATCTCCTCTACCTCTCTGTCACAGGCGAGAGCTGCGGCGACCGTAGTCTTTCCGACCCCAGGCCAGCCATGAACCACGGTAAGCACCTGCACTGGTGCCGACGTCTCATCCTCGACGCCCGTTCTCAGGTTTTCCTTCAACTCGGCAAGATCGTTCTCTCTGCCGACGAACGTCTCAGGCAGGGCAGGAACCATGCCGAACATTGAAGGCACGGATGTCCTAGCCGCGGACTCTTCATAGAGCTCCCCGCCGAACTTGAAGTTTAGTTCGTAGCGATTGCCGGTCGCGACGTTCCCACGTATATCGCCGCCTGCACTAACGCTCCGTTCACCCAACGCGACGCTTCTTTTACCAGTGTCCTTCCCACGCCCTGATAGTAACCCCAACGCGGTGAGAATCAGGGTCAGCGGCCCGAAGACAAAGTAAGACAAGGATTCGCCATAAACATTCAACGTCCTTACGGTCTCCTCGTTCTCTCCGGCGGAGCGAACAACCGCTGGCACCCATCCCTCAGCCGTAACTCCCATAACCGACAGAACGGCGGCGAGCACCGCGCCAGCAAGCACTACCGCTCGTCTACTGTTCAGCCCTAACCTCCATGCAACAAGATGGCAGCAAGAAGACACTCAAGTGGATTTTGATTCATAACCACCCATCTTGACACTCGTTCTCTCGTGTACCAACAAACTCATGTAAGCATCTACTTTCGACTGCAAGAGTACCTCACCCTCGGCCCACTGAAGCACTTTCCCTAATAATTACGCGTATTGATGTGGGAACCCCCAAATCTAATGCATCACCGCCTCGACTATCTGGACCTCCTCGTCAGTGAGGCCGTATAGCTCGTACACGAGGGGAGTCTATCTGACGGTCGGTTGCCGTGATCTGGTGCCCGACGACCCTCCTCTCCCGCTCGATCTTCGCCTCCGCCAACCTCTCGTGCAGCCCGACCATCCGCTCGTGCCGCTCCGCGTTTGAGAAGTCTATGATTCTATCCTCTACAAAACTACAGAGCCCGTGGGCGGGCCCGTGGGCGGGTGCGCAAGCGCGGCCCCGGACACGCTAAAGACCCGAAACACCCGAAACGCACGAAAAAGCGTGGCGCCCGGACCGAAGCCCGCGCGCCACGCGTGATGATCTGGGTATCTAGGCTTCCGGTGCGGGGGCGGGCGCTCGGACCCGTCGCCCGGACGCCGGGCTTCCTGGTTACCCTAGTTGCCTCTAGTTGCCCTTCAGCTTGTCCATGAGGCCCTTCTTCTCGCCCTGGTCGTCGTCCTGGTCCGACTTCTGCACCTTGCGGAAGGCCCCGGCCTTCTTCGCCACGTCGGAGAGGCCCGGGACGTTGTCCTCGGCGGCCTTCGCGGCCTTCTCGGCGTGGTCCAGGTTCTCCTGTAGCAGGGAGGAGATCTCATCCCGCCCCTCCATCGGAGAGTCGTTCTCGTTCTCCAGCGACTGCACGCTGTTGATGATGCTGCGGTACGCGGCGGACTTGTAAAGCTCCTCTTTTATGATCGCCGCGTTTATGAGGATGTCGCGCACGGCTCCGCCTTCGGCCTCTCCTATGCCGGACTGGGCCTCGCTTATGAGGCCCTGCGTGGCCTGGCAGGTCTCGCGCTCCGGCTCCTCGCCGAGCTTCTCGAATACCTTCTCGATGTTCTGTATCCGCCGCTGGGACTCCTCGTGGTCCTCCTGCAGCGCGCTCTTGAGGTTACCGTCGTTGGCGCTCTCGGCCCTGTTCTCCCG
Protein-coding regions in this window:
- a CDS encoding tetratricopeptide repeat protein, which encodes MLAGAVLAAVLSVMGVTAEGWVPAVVRSAGENEETVRTLNVYGESLSYFVFGPLTLILTALGLLSGRGKDTGKRSVALGERSVSAGGDIRGNVATGNRYELNFKFGGELYEESAARTSVPSMFGMVPALPETFVGRENDLAELKENLRTGVEDETSAPVQVLTVVHGWPGVGKTTVAAALACDREVEEMFPDGVLFASLGQEPEILSTLVTWARALGAGDLSDAESVSEASARLAAAMREKRALLILDDVWESAHAASLAVGSRRCGTLVTTRLSRVAQEISPRTEGIYRLGVLSKEESLELLRQLALDVVTEHLEESGQLVQELDGLPLAIRVAGGLLAAESYRGLDVPELLEELREGKRLLAAQAPPSYVQAAEQEVPVTVTALLRRSTERLRPLYRKRFAMLGVFPPRPISFDIPAAQDVWDMRSGPRMTLRALTDRGLIEPDGNGRFQMHSLLSAFAVSMIEDDAELPNIRELQLRRLRYYETKIFYFNEAYNQGGDEQRRALEDLNQDYDCIRAAHAWAVAHMCEDEEAARIVTAYASAGPNIFLIRLPPRELIRWIEKAIEAAGMLGFEEDVKAHKANLGAAHAMAGDPRSALPYFEQALRNARNNEDRPAESAALGNLGRAYYSFGDYARAIEYTQGCLEVAREIEEWRTESQALGTLGESYAATGQHQQALRCFKGSRDVSRVNRDSYTEARTLRKLGIFYRQSGNTWRAGVFFKAAASVFGELGDDLECNRTLLSLGILCMNEEEYEEAIDYFERVIAWAEENNDEQSLAVALMDKGNVMDCLGHPDRAEDLYRRAVVSAHNACAPEEEADASFNLAQLIEARNFTEAVALVRRARSLYETVGDPKQQMVITWLRERGAPE
- a CDS encoding YciE/YciF ferroxidase family protein, whose translation is MAVSSMYEVFVHELGDVYDAEHRLQEDRENRAESANDGNLKSALQEDHEESQRRIQNIEKVFEKLGEEPERETCQATQGLISEAQSGIGEAEGGAVRDILINAAIIKEELYKSAAYRSIINSVQSLENENDSPMEGRDEISSLLQENLDHAEKAAKAAEDNVPGLSDVAKKAGAFRKVQKSDQDDDQGEKKGLMDKLKGN